The Strix aluco isolate bStrAlu1 chromosome Z, bStrAlu1.hap1, whole genome shotgun sequence genome contains a region encoding:
- the LINGO2 gene encoding leucine-rich repeat and immunoglobulin-like domain-containing nogo receptor-interacting protein 2, which translates to MHHTAVSCWQPFLGLAVLLVFMGPTIGCPARCECSAQNKSVSCHRRRLMSIPEGIPIETKILDLSKNRLKTVNPEEFTSYPLLEEIDLSDNIVANVEPGAFNNLFNLRSLRLKGNRLKLVPLGVFTGLSNLTKLDISENKIVILLDYMFQDLHNLKSLEVGDNDLVYISHRAFSGLLSLEQLTLERCNLTAVPTEALSHLHNLISLRLKQLNINALPAYAFKRLFRLKDLEIEAWPLLDMLPANSLYGLNLTSLSITNTNLSAVPYSAFKHLVYLTHLNLSYNPISTIEAGMLSDLVRLQEIHMVGAQLRTIESHAFQGLRFLRVLNVSQNLLETLEENVFHSSKSLEVLCINNNPLACDCRLLWILQRQPTLQFGGQPPMCAGPDSVKERSFKDFHSTALSFYFTCKKPKIQDKKLQYLVVEEGQTVQLMCNADGDPQPTISWVTPRRRLITTKSNGRATVLGDGTLEIRFAQDQDTGIYVCIASNAAGNDTYSASLTVKGFTSDRFLYANRTPMYMTDSNDTSSNGTNANTFSLDLKTILVSTAMGCFTFLGVVLFCFLLLFVWSRGKGKHKTSIDLEYVPRKNNGAVVEGEVAGPRRFNMKMI; encoded by the coding sequence ATGCATCACACAGCTGTATCATGCTGGCAGCCGTTCCTGGGTCTGGCAGTGCTGCTAGTCTTCATGGGCCCAACCATAGGCTGCCCGGCCCGCTGTGAATGCTCAGCACAGAACAAATCTGTCAGCTGTCACCGAAGGCGTCTGATGTCCATCCCAGAGGGCATTCCCATTGAGACCAAAATCTTGGACCTCAGCAAGAACCGACTGAAGACCGTCAACCCTGAGGAATTCACGTCATACCCTTTGCTGGAGGAGATTGACCTCAGTGACAATATAGTCGCCAATGTGGAGCCTGGAGCCTTTAATAATCTCTTCAACTTGCGTTCCCTGAGGCTGAAAGGAAACCGTCTGAAACTGGTCCCCCTTGGGGTGTTCACTGGGTTGTCAAACTTAACAAAGCTCGATATAAGTGAAAACAAGATTGTCATTTTGCTGGACTACATGTTTCAAGATCTGCATAACCTAAAATCCCTGGAGGTTGGGGACAATGATTTGGTTTATATATCACACAGGGCCTTTAGCGGACTGCTTAGCCTGGAGCAGCTCACCCTGGAGAGATGCAACCTCACAGCTGTACCAACAGAAGCTCTTTCTCACCTCCACAACCTCATCAGTCTGCGTCTGAAACAGCTCAACATTAACGCGTTGCCTGCGTATGCCTTTAAAAGACTGTTTCGCCTGAAAGACCTAGAGATAGAGGCCTGGCCTCTCCTGGACATGCTACCTGCCAACAGTCTCTATGGTCTCAACCTTACTTCTCTCTCCATCACCAACACCAACCTGTCTGCAGTACCTTACTCTGCTTTTAAACATCTGGTTTACCTGACACATCTAAACCTCTCTTACAACCCTATAAGCACCATTGAAGCAGGCATGCTTTCAGATTTAGTGCGCCTGCAGGAAATCCACATGGTGGGGGCCCAGCTACGTACCATTGAATCACATGCTTTCCAAGGGCTTCGATTCTTACGTGTGCTTAATGTGTCCCAAAATCTGCTAGAAACCCTAGAAGAGAATGTATTCCATTCCTCCAAAAGCCTTGAGGTTCTCTGCATTAACAACAATCCTCTGGCCTGTGACTGCCGTCTTCTTTGGATTTTACAGAGACAACCCACTTTGCAGTTTGGAGGCCAGCCACCGATGTGTGCTGGCCCAGACAGTGTCAAAGAGAGGTCATTCAAAGACTTCCACAGCACGGCTCTTTCCTTTTACTTCACCTGTAAGAAGCCCAAGATACAAGACAAGAAGTTGCAATACCTGGTAGTGGAGGAAGGGCAGACAGTGCAGCTGATGTGCAATGCTGATGGGGATCCGCAGCCGACCATATCCTGGGTTACCCCACGTAGGAGACTGATCACAACTAAATCAAACGGAAGAGCCACTGTGCTGGGAGATGGCACCCTGGAGATTCGATTTGCTCAAGACCAGGACACTGGGATCTATGTTTGTATTGCAAGTAATGCAGCTGGGAATGACACATATTCGGCCTCCCTTACGGTAAAGGGGTTTACTTCGGACCGTTTCCTTTACGCCAACAGGACCCCTATGTATATGACAGACTCCAACGACACAAGTTCCAATGGAACTAATGCGAACACCTTCTCTCTGGACCTTAAGACAATATTGGTGTCCACAGCTATGGGCTGTTTCACATTCCTTGgagtggttttattttgtttcctgcttCTTTTTGTGTGGAGCCGagggaaaggcaaacacaaaACCAGCATTGACCTTGAATATGTCCCTCGCAAAAACAATGGTGCTGTGGTTGAAGGGGAGGTTGCTGGACCACGAAGGTTCAATATGAAAATGATTTGA